A window of the Acidimicrobiales bacterium genome harbors these coding sequences:
- the sucD gene encoding succinate--CoA ligase subunit alpha, whose amino-acid sequence MSIFLDESTKVIYQGLTGSTGSYYGKLNRDYGTQVVGGTHPKKAGTDVDGIPIFASVADAVDATGATASCIFVPAPGVKAAVLEAAEAGLELIVCITEGVPAHDEAQFFNVLKRDFPNTRLLGPNCPGLISPGKANVGITAGHIAKAGGPVGIVSRSGTLTYQALYELQQQDIGVTTCVGIGGDPVPGTSFIDCLAAFEADPDTKAVMMIGEIGGSAEEEAAEFIANNMTKPVSAYVAGVTAPPGKKMGHAGAIVSGGKGTAAAKMEALTAAGVKVGNNPTEAGQLMVEIVAGL is encoded by the coding sequence ATGAGCATTTTCCTCGATGAGAGCACCAAGGTCATCTACCAGGGCCTCACCGGTTCGACCGGTAGCTACTACGGCAAGCTGAACCGCGACTACGGCACCCAGGTCGTCGGCGGCACGCACCCCAAGAAGGCCGGCACCGATGTCGACGGCATCCCGATCTTCGCTTCGGTCGCCGATGCGGTCGACGCCACCGGCGCCACGGCATCGTGCATCTTCGTGCCCGCCCCGGGTGTGAAGGCCGCCGTGCTCGAGGCCGCCGAAGCCGGTCTCGAACTGATCGTGTGCATCACCGAAGGCGTTCCCGCCCACGACGAGGCGCAGTTCTTCAACGTCTTGAAGCGGGACTTCCCGAACACCCGACTCCTGGGCCCGAACTGCCCCGGTCTCATCTCGCCCGGAAAGGCAAACGTCGGCATCACCGCCGGCCACATCGCCAAGGCCGGCGGTCCTGTCGGCATCGTGAGCCGCTCCGGCACGCTCACGTACCAGGCGCTCTATGAGCTCCAGCAGCAAGACATCGGTGTCACCACCTGTGTCGGCATTGGTGGCGACCCGGTCCCCGGCACCAGCTTCATCGACTGCCTCGCGGCGTTCGAGGCCGATCCCGACACCAAGGCCGTCATGATGATCGGTGAGATCGGTGGTTCGGCTGAAGAAGAGGCCGCCGAGTTCATCGCCAACAACATGACCAAGCCGGTGTCGGCCTACGTCGCCGGTGTCACGGCGCCCCCGGGCAAGAAGATGGGCCACGCCGGTGCCATCGTCTCCGGTGGCAAGGGCACCGCGGCCGCCAAGATGGAGGCCCTCACGGCCGCCGGCGTGAAGGTGGGCAACAACCCCACCGAGGCCGGTCAGCTGATGGTCGAGATCGTCGCCGGTCTGTAG
- a CDS encoding phosphodiesterase, which produces MPTSPLLLAQLSDTHVVARDQTHVAGTDADHPLDPNRRLRLAVESVLAETVPVSAVVMTGDLANEGRPEQYEAIAELIAPLDVPVLAIPGNHDDRASIRTLVPGLPWVDAEHASWSMVHEGVTIIGLDTTHLGFHGAEFDDERAVWLDTALADADLAGGPTLLAMHHPPFRSGISWMDRSGFIGLERFAEVVSAHSVDRILCGHMHRPMNALVGGTIAQVGLSTVQHVALEFDVGDVTPLKMIDGPPGYLVHRFDDGTWVSHTRYIDLDARPFVPAWADEHLERNR; this is translated from the coding sequence GTGCCCACGTCACCGCTGCTCCTCGCCCAACTCAGCGACACCCACGTCGTGGCGCGTGACCAAACCCACGTGGCCGGCACCGACGCCGATCATCCGCTCGACCCGAACCGCCGGCTCCGGCTTGCCGTCGAGTCCGTCCTCGCCGAGACCGTGCCGGTGAGTGCGGTGGTGATGACCGGCGACCTCGCCAACGAAGGACGACCCGAGCAGTACGAGGCGATCGCCGAACTGATCGCGCCCCTCGATGTGCCGGTCCTTGCCATTCCGGGCAATCACGACGACCGAGCCTCGATCCGCACGCTTGTTCCCGGTCTGCCGTGGGTCGACGCCGAGCATGCCAGTTGGTCGATGGTCCACGAGGGCGTGACCATCATCGGCCTCGACACCACACACCTCGGGTTCCACGGGGCGGAGTTTGACGACGAGCGAGCCGTCTGGCTCGACACTGCGCTGGCGGACGCCGACCTGGCCGGGGGTCCCACCCTGCTCGCCATGCATCATCCGCCGTTCCGGTCCGGCATCTCGTGGATGGACCGCTCGGGTTTCATCGGACTCGAGCGTTTCGCCGAGGTCGTCAGCGCCCACTCGGTCGATCGCATCCTCTGCGGTCATATGCACCGCCCGATGAACGCACTGGTCGGGGGCACGATCGCCCAGGTCGGACTGTCGACCGTGCAGCATGTCGCCCTCGAGTTCGACGTTGGCGATGTCACGCCGCTGAAGATGATCGACGGCCCGCCGGGCTACCTCGTCCATCGATTCGACGACGGCACCTGGGTGAGCCACACCCGGTACATCGACCTCGACGCTAGGCCATTCGTCCCAGCCTGGGCCGACGAGCACCTCGAACGGAATCGGTAG
- the sucC gene encoding ADP-forming succinate--CoA ligase subunit beta — MDLLEYQGKQFFATYGIPVSDGAATDNVDEAVAIADRVGYPVVVKAQVHVGGRGKAGGVKLANDAAECREHATNILGLDIKGHIVKTIWIEKASDIAEEYYASFTLDRSAKKYLGMLSAQGGVEIEAVAEENPDAIAKIWVDPAEGLSEAECRAWVEAAALNPAATDGAVDILMKLYTAYVEGDADLVEINPLILKPTGEVHALDAKVSLDANAVYEHPEYSEYDATQPRDEREEAAHEKGLQYVGLDGSVGVIANGAGLAMSTVDVINQVGGAPANFLDIGGGANADVMAGALEVINNDPKVKSIFINIFGGITRGEEVANGIIEALKRVTIDAPIVVRLDGTNADEGRAILEPALTDKLMMEPTMLAAATKAVELAKG, encoded by the coding sequence GTGGATCTTCTCGAATATCAAGGCAAGCAATTCTTCGCGACCTACGGCATCCCGGTGTCCGACGGCGCGGCAACCGACAACGTCGACGAAGCCGTGGCCATCGCCGACCGGGTCGGCTATCCCGTCGTCGTGAAGGCCCAGGTCCACGTTGGTGGCCGGGGCAAGGCCGGTGGCGTGAAGCTCGCCAACGACGCGGCGGAATGCCGCGAGCACGCCACGAACATCCTCGGTCTCGACATCAAGGGCCACATCGTCAAGACGATCTGGATCGAGAAGGCCTCCGACATCGCCGAGGAGTACTACGCCAGCTTCACGCTCGATCGCTCGGCGAAGAAGTACCTGGGCATGCTGTCGGCTCAGGGTGGTGTCGAGATCGAAGCCGTCGCCGAGGAGAACCCCGACGCCATCGCCAAGATCTGGGTCGACCCGGCCGAGGGGCTCTCCGAGGCCGAGTGCCGCGCCTGGGTCGAGGCGGCGGCGCTCAACCCTGCCGCCACCGACGGCGCGGTCGACATCCTCATGAAGCTCTACACCGCCTACGTCGAGGGCGACGCCGATCTCGTCGAGATCAATCCGCTCATCCTCAAGCCCACCGGCGAGGTCCACGCACTCGACGCCAAGGTCAGCCTCGACGCCAACGCCGTCTACGAGCACCCGGAGTACTCCGAGTACGACGCCACGCAGCCCCGCGACGAGCGCGAGGAAGCGGCTCACGAGAAGGGCCTGCAGTACGTGGGCCTCGACGGCAGCGTCGGCGTCATCGCCAACGGTGCGGGTCTCGCCATGAGCACCGTCGACGTGATCAATCAGGTCGGTGGCGCACCGGCCAACTTCCTCGACATTGGTGGCGGCGCCAACGCCGACGTCATGGCCGGGGCACTCGAGGTCATCAACAACGATCCGAAGGTGAAGTCGATCTTCATCAACATCTTCGGTGGCATCACCCGCGGTGAAGAGGTTGCCAACGGCATCATCGAAGCGTTGAAGCGGGTCACCATCGACGCACCCATCGTGGTGCGTCTCGATGGCACGAACGCCGACGAAGGTCGCGCCATTCTCGAACCGGCGTTGACCGACAAGTTGATGATGGAACCCACCATGCTCGCTGCTGCCACCAAGGCCGTCGAGCTGGCGAAAGGCTGA